A region of Liolophura sinensis isolate JHLJ2023 chromosome 8, CUHK_Ljap_v2, whole genome shotgun sequence DNA encodes the following proteins:
- the LOC135473048 gene encoding cytosolic iron-sulfur assembly component 2A-like → MSATIPLEEVREKKEDPELKLMQETVYDLIKDIQDPEKPQTLEDLAVVYEDGVTVERIDEDQYLVNIEFTPTIPHCSLASIIGLCLRTKVQRGLPDKHKIDIFIKKGTHSTGDEITKQINDKERIMAAMENPNLRELVDRCVKDED, encoded by the exons ATGTCTGCAACAATTCCACTTGAAGAGGTGCGAGAGAAGAAGGAAGATCCTGAGTTGAAATTGATGCAGGAAACAGTATATG aCCTGATAAAGGACATCCAGGACCCTGAAAAACCCCAGACTCTGGAGGACTTGGCTGTTGTGTATGAAGATGGAGTCACAGTGGAGAGGATAGATGAGGATCAGTATCTAGTCAACATAGAGTTCACTCCCACCATCCCACATTGCTCACTGGCATCCATTATAG GTTTATGTCTGAGGACCAAAGTACAGAGAGGTTTGCCAGATAAACATAAG attgacatttttattaaaaaggGCACACATTCAACAGGGGATGAAA TTACAAAACAGATCAATGACAAGGAGAGGATCATGGCTGCCATGGAGAACCCTAACCTGCGTGAACTGGTGGACAGGTGCGTGAAAGATGAGGACTGA
- the LOC135473270 gene encoding deleted in azoospermia protein 2-like codes for MACPSTRSTDCPCTSSTTCPCTSSTACPFTSSTACTCTSSTFYGLPLYQFYGLSLYQFYSLSLYQFYSLPLYHIYGLSLYQFYGLSLYQFYGLSQYQAYSLSQYQVYSLSLYQVYRLSLYQFYSLSLYQFYSLSLYQFYGLSLCQFYSLSLYQFYSLPLYHIYGLSLYQFYGLSLYQFYSLSQYQVYGLSLYQVYRLSLYQFYSLSLYQFYSLSLYQFYGLSLCQFYSVFLNQVYDLYLYQFYSLSLYQDYGLFLFTTCPCTSSTACPYTSSTACTCTISTVYRLSPYQFYSLSLYQFYGLSLYQFFSLYLCHFYSLFLYQFYRLSLYQFYSLSLYQFYSLSLYQIYGLSLYQFYGLSLYQFYSLYLNQFYSLSLYQFYRMYQFYIDVLNLI; via the exons atGGCCTGTCCCTCTACCAGATCTACAgactgtccctgtaccagttctaccacctgtccctgtaccagttctacagcTTGTCCCTTTACCAGTTCTACAGCCTgtacctgtaccagttctacg ttctacggCCTGcccctgtaccagttctacggcctgtccctgtaccagttctatagcctgtccctgtaccagttctacagtCTGCCCCTGTACCACATCTATggcctgtccctgtaccagttctacggcctgtccctgtaccagttctacggCCTGTCCCAGTACCAGGCCTACAGCCTGTCCCAGTACCAGGTCTAcagcctgtccctgtaccaggTCTACAgactgtccctgtaccagttctatagcctgtccctgtaccagttctacagtctgtccctgtaccagttctacggCCTGTCCCTGTGCCAGTTCTATagcctgtccctgtaccagttctacagtCTGCCCCTGTACCACATCTATggcctgtccctgtaccagttctacggcctgtccctgtaccagttctacagccTGTCCCAGTACCAGGTCTACGGCCTGTCCTTATACCAGGTCTACAgactgtccctgtaccagttctatagcctgtccctgtaccagttctacagtctgtccctgtaccagttctacggCCTGTCCCTGTGCCAGTTCTACAGCGTGTTCCTGAACCAGGTCTACgacctgtacctgtaccagttctacagcctgtccctgtaccaggACTACGGCCTGTTCCT TTTTACCacctgtccctgtaccagttctacagccTGTCCCTATACCAGTTCTACAGCCTGTACCTGTACCATTTCTACG gTCTACAGACTGTCCCCGTACCAGTTCTACAGCCTGTCCCTGTATCAGTTCTACGGCCTGTCCCTCTACCAGTTCTTCAGCCTGTACCTGTGCCATTTCTACAGCTTGTTCCTCTACCAGTTCTACAgactgtccctgtaccagttctacagcttgtccctgtaccagttctacagcctgtccctgtaccagaTCTACggcctgtccctgtaccagttctatggcctgtccctgtaccagttctacagccTCTATCTGAACCAGTTCTAcagcctgtccctgtaccagttctacagaATGTACCAATTCTATATAGATGTACTGAACCTAATATAA